Proteins from a genomic interval of Vanacampus margaritifer isolate UIUO_Vmar chromosome 4, RoL_Vmar_1.0, whole genome shotgun sequence:
- the mesd gene encoding LRP chaperone MESD: protein MASDFQWKYVALLFCTCLLYSLATGSKNKLKKKDIRDYNDADMARLLEQWEKDDEIEEGDLPEHRRAPPPIDFSKIDQSKPEDLLKMSKKGRTLMVFATVSGEPTEKETEEITGLWQGSLFNANYDIQRFVVGSNRVIFMLRDGSLAWEIKDFLLTQERCLDVTVEGQVFPGKPAKKDDSKHKLENDVNAKKSKKKTESTKVDLEGNRASHGKQEL from the exons ATGGCGTCTGACTTTCAGTGGAAATATGTAGCACTGCTCTTTTGTACTTGTTTGCTTTATTCTTTAGCTACTGGGAGTAAAAATAAGCTCAAGAAAAAGGACATAAGAGACTACAATGATGCAGATATGGCTCGTCTTCTTGAACAGTGGGAG AAAGATGATGAAATCGAAGAAGGTGATCTTCCAGAGCACCGGCGAGCTCCTCCTCCCATCGACTTCTCCAAGATTGACCAGTCCAAACCTGAAGATCTGCTAAAGATGTCCAAGAAGGGTCGCACGCTGATGGTCTTTGCTACGGTGTCAGGGGAACCCACTGAGAAGGAGACTGAGGAGATCACAGGCCTGTGGCAGGGCAGCCTCTTCAATGCCAACTATGACATTCAAAG ATTTGTGGTGGGCTCCAATAGGGTGATCTTCATGTTGCGAGATGGAAGCTTAGCCTGGGAAATCAAAGACTTCCTGCTGACCCAGGAGCGCTGCTTGGACGTCACTGTCGAAGGCCAGGTGTTCCCTGGAAAGCCTGCCAAGAAGGACGACAGCAAGCACAAGCTGGAGAATGATGTGAACGCCAAGAAGAGCAAAAAGAAGACTGAGAGCACAAAGGTAGATTTGGAAGGTAACAGAGCCAGCCATGGGAAACAGGAACTATGA